The Mixophyes fleayi isolate aMixFle1 chromosome 1, aMixFle1.hap1, whole genome shotgun sequence genome includes a region encoding these proteins:
- the THBS4 gene encoding thrombospondin-4, producing the protein MPKRKTLLLLLQVLLGLYWGCEAQPNYQALDLLSPSVQRQVTSYLQQALNNPSMKEVYVLSTFKLQPKSTATLFGLYSTKDNSRYFEFTVMGRLNKASLRYLKNDGKLNSVIFNNIELADGKQHSLLLHLSGIHRASSTAELYLDCIQVDAIKDLPPPLSGMILNTGSVQLRTLQKKAQDSMDELKLVLGGSVTQVASIQDCFMQQSEPNQYAGDVSRQLLGQISQLNQLLGELRDVMRQQVKETMFLRNTVSECQACGLIPDYPNPTSVPKPEVTTAPKPRCDATSCFRGVECTETGTGFQCGPCPEGYTGNGVICTDLDECRLNPCFPGVRCINTIPGFRCESCPPGYTGPTVQGVGSTYAKQNKQVCLDINECATGRNGGCVANSVCTNTMGSFRCGACNPGYVGDQIKGCKLQKSCWNRGQNPCHVNAECIEEKGGDVICICSVGWAGNGYVCGKDTDIDGYPDEALLCSDASCKKDNCLYVPNSGQEDTDRDSIGNACDEDADGDGILNEQDNCVLVVNIDQKNSDQDIFGDACDNCRFKLNNDQRDTDNDGQGDACDDDMDGDGIKNFLDNCQRVPNLDQKDKDGDGVGDACDSCPDIINPNQSDIDNDLVGDSCDTNQDSDGDGHQDSTDNCPTVINSSQLDTDKDGQGDECDDDDDNDGIPDLLPPGPDNCRLVPNPGQEDDNDDGVGDICESDFDQDKVIDRIDVCPENAEITLTDFRAYQTVVLDPEGDAQIDPNWIVLNQGMEIVQTMNSDPGLAVGYTAFNGVDFEGTFHVNTATDDDYAGFIFGYQDSSSFYVVMWKQTEQTYWQATPFRAVAEPGIQLKAVKSKTGPGEHLRNSLWHTGDTTDQVRLLWKDPRNVGWKDKVSYRWFLQHRPQVGYIRARFFEGSELVADSGVTVDTTMRGGRLGVFCFSQENIIWSNLKYRCNDTIPEDFQAFQTQQFAT; encoded by the exons CCCTTGATCTCCTGTCGCCTTCAGTCCAGAGACAGGTCACCAGTTACCTTCAGCAAGCGCTCAACAATCCCTCCATGAAGGAAGTGTATGTACTGTCCACATTTAAACTGCAACCCAAATCCACGGCCACTCTCTTTGGCCTTTACTCCACAAAAGACAACAGCAGGTACTTTGAATTCACAGTGATGGGCCGTTTAAACAAAG CCTCCCTTCGATACCTGAAGAACGATGGCAAACTGAACTCAGTCATCTTTAACAACATTGAGCTAGCAGACGGGAAGCAGCACTCACTTCTGCTACACCTCAGTGGTATACATCGGGCGTCTAGCACCGCTGAGCTGTACCTGGACTGTATCCAAGTGGATGCTATCAAAGATCTGCCCCCGCCATTGTCAGGAATGATTCTAAACACTGGGTCTGTCCAGCTGAGGACTCTGCAGAAGAAAGCACAG GATTCTATGGATGAGCTGAAGCTGGTGCTGGGTGGCTCTGTGACTCAAGTAGCATCAATACAAGACTGCTTCATGCAGCAGAGTGAACCTAACCAATATGCAG GTGATGTCAGCAGACAGCTCTTAGGTCAAATCTCACAGCTGAACCAATTACTTGGAGAACTCAGAGATGTTATGCGGCAACAG GTGAAAGAGACCATGTTTTTGAGGAACACTGTTTCAGAGTGCCAGGCCTGTG gtttaattcCAGACTATCCAAATCCAACATCAGTTCCAAAGCCAGAAGTCACCACAGCTCCAAAGCCTCGATGTGACGCAACTTCATGTTTTCGAGGAGTGGAATGCACAGAGACAGGAACTGGATTCCAGTGCGGACCCTGTCCTGAGGGTTACACCGGAAACGGTGTCATTTGTACTGACCTAGATGAG TGCCGACTGAACCCCTGTTTCCCTGGGGTTCGATGCATTAACACCATTCCAGGTTTCCGATGTGAGTCCTGTCCCCCTGGATACACAGGACCAACTGTACAAGGAGTCGGCTCTACCTACGCTAAGCAAAATAAACAG GTTTGCCTTGATATCAATGAATGTGCAACCGGAAGAAATGGTGGATGCGTGGCTAACTCTGTTTGCACTAATACCATG GGCTCGTTCCGCTGCGGAGCCTGCAATCCTGGGTATGTGGGTGACCAAATCAAAGGCTGCAAGCTACAAAAAAGCTGCTGGAACCGCGGACAGAACCCctgtcatgtcaatgcagaatgtatcgaggagaagggaggagacgTCATCTGTATT TGTTCCGTTGGATGGGCTGGTAATGGATATGTATGTGGCAAAGACACCGACATTGATGGATATCCAGATGAAGCTCTTCTGTGCAGTGATGCAAGCTGCAAAAAG GACAACTGCCTGTATGTTCCAAACTCTGGGCAGGAGGACACGGACAGGGATAGCATTGGGAACGCCTGTGATGAAGATGCGGATGGAGATGGGATTCTGAATGAGCAG GATAACTGTGTTCTCGTTGTCAACATCGATCAGAAAAACAGTGATCAAGATATATTTGGTGACGCCTGTGATAATTGCCGTTTCAAATTGAACAATGATCAAAGAGACACGGACAATGATGGGCAAGGGGATGCTTGCGATGATGATATGGATGGAGATg GTATCAAGAACTTCCTGGACAACTGTCAACGTGTCCCTAATTTGGATCAGAAGGATAAGGATGGAGATGGTGTTGGTGATGCCTGTGACAGCTGCCCTGACATTATCAATCCAAACCAG TCAGACATCGATAATGACCTGGTGGGAGATTCCTGTGACACTAATCAAGACAG TGATGGAGACGGTCACCAGGACAGCACAGACAATTGTCCCACAGTCATTAACAGCTCCCAGCTGGACACAGACAAGGACGGACAAGGAGATGAgtgtgatgacgatgatgataatgatggcatTCCTGACCTTCTTCCTCCAGGACCAGACAACTGCAGATTAGTCCCCAACCCAGGGCAGGAGGATGACAATG ATGATGGTGTTGGAGACATCTGTGAATCTGACTTTGACCAGGACAAGGTCATTGACCGCATTGACGTCTGTCCAGAAAATGCTGAGATCACACTTACTGACTTTAGAGCCTATCAAACTGTTGTTCTGGACCCTGAGGGTGATGCCCAAATTGATCCCAACTGGATTGTTTTGAACCAG GGCATGGAGATTGTGCAGACAATGAATAGCGACCCTGGACTTGCAGTGG GTTATACAGCTTTTAATGGAGTGGATTTTGAGGGCACATTCCACGTGAACACAGCCACGGATGATGATTACGCTGGTTTTATTTTTGGGTATCAGGACAGTTCAAGTTTCTATGTGGTTATGTGGAAGCAGACGGAGCAGACTTACTGGCAGGCGACTCCTTTCAGAGCAGTTGCAGAGCCTGGCATTCAGCTCAAG GCCGTCAAATCAAAGACAGGACCTGGAGAACATCTTCGTAACTCACTCTGGCACACCGGGGACACTACTGACCAAGTCCGGCTGCTGTGGAAGGACCCCAGAAACGTTGGCTGGAAAGACAAGGTGTCTTATCGTTGGTTCCTGCAGCACAGACCTCAAGTTGGATATATTAG GGCACGGTTCTTTGAAGGTAGTGAGCTGGTCGCTGATTCGGGTGTCACGGTGGATACCACCATGCGCGGAGGACGACTTGGCGTATTCTGCTTCTCACAGGAAAACATCATCTGGTCCAACCTGAAGTATCGTTGTAACG ATACCATCCCAGAGGACTTCCAGGCTTTTCAAACTCAGCAATTTGCCACTTAA